In Mytilus trossulus isolate FHL-02 chromosome 14, PNRI_Mtr1.1.1.hap1, whole genome shotgun sequence, a genomic segment contains:
- the LOC134697602 gene encoding uncharacterized protein LOC134697602, with amino-acid sequence MSGRLCRLIIMYMSVHLSFAALEDLETRMESKFHHLERLLEKQNERIQRQEDEIIQLKNDLVNNQKSDLRKEREMTFLKELVSKLSSQSTGRKIGNNNVAGNHITETEKYKRLLVGSIVPTDVPLPRTTAFYAYMSHNDLSQGKGRTLKFDVIKTNINGGYNPFSGIFTIPDDGVYVFTFSLRLYSGVYGAYEIIKNADVEGAAIGIIEGTSTQLQVTETIVFSANKGDIVYVRTHPTITHTGGVQTNEHGRSMFAGWQI; translated from the exons ATGTCTGGTAGACTATGCCGTTTGATAATAATGTACATGTCTGTCCATTTGTCCTTTGCTGCACTAGAAGACCTTGAAACCCGAATGGAAAGCaaatttcaccatttggaacgtcttttagaaaaacaaaatgaacgtATTCAACGTCAGGAGGACGAAATAATTCAGCTGAAGAACGATCTAGTCAATAATCAGAAATCAGATCTTCGCAAAGAGAGAGAGATGACTTTTTTGAAAGAATTAGTATCAAAACTCTCTAGTCAAAGTACAGGACGAAAAATTGGAAACAATAATGTTGCAGGAAATCACATAACAGAGACAGAAAAAT ataaGCGATTACTTGTTGGTAGCATAGTCCCTACCGACGTCCCGCTTCCACGTACTACTGCCTTCTATGCCTACATGAGTCACAATGACCTTAGTCAAGGAAAAGGTCGCACACTAAAATTCGACGtcataaaaacaaacatcaatGGTGGCTACAATCCATTTTCTGGAATATTCACGATACCAGATGACGGTGTATACGTGTTTACGTTTAGCTTGAGGTTATATTCAGGGGTTTATGGAGCCTACGAAATAATAAAAAACGCCGACGTTGAAGGTGCAGCAATAGGAATTATCGAGGGTACTTCCACACAGTTACAAGTTACTGAAACAATTGTATTTTCTGCTAATAAGGGCGATATTGTCTATGTAAGAACACATCCAACTATCACTCATACAGGAGGTGTTCAGACTAATGAGCATGGAAGATCCATGTTCGCTGGATGGCAGATTTag